Sequence from the Candidatus Accumulibacter similis genome:
AGCGTGCCGCTGGCAGCGGCCGACAAGGCGGCCGCCGGCGCTTCGCCAATGAAGCCGAGAAAGGCGAGGCCGCCGGCAAGCTGCAACAGGATCGGCGCCAGCAGCAGGTTTCGTGGTGCCCCACCGCTACGCGTCAGGACGGCTACGAAATGGGTGATGACGCCGAAGATCAGCGGCATGAGGCCGACCGTCAGCAGCAAGTGCGCGACTGCCGGCAGCGATGGCAGGCCGAGAGGCAGCCACACCAGCGCGGTGACGAAGGTCGCCAGGGCCGAGAGGCCGAGGTAGATCAGCAAGCGCCTATCCTGCGTAGCCGGGCGGCAGAGCGGTGGCCGGGCACGCTGTCCCCTTCGCCTGCAAGTTCAGCGCCCGGCAGCCAGGCGCCCGTTGGCAGATGACGGGCGTCCTCGGGCTGTGCGGCGGAAGTCGACGACGACAGCTCCGGGTTCCCGCTGCACGTAGCTGATCTGCAACGCATCACCATAGCGGATCTGGAGTTGCGCGAGCAGCGGCAGGGGGTCATGGTCGTTGCAGAAGCGCATGCTTTCTCCCGGCGTCAGGACGTCGAGAGCGCCGAAGATCGCGGCGTGGCGAAAACGTTTCGCGACGCCGCGAGCGTCGAAGGCGTGGATGGCATCGATACGGGGTTGCTCGCAGGCGTGCATGGTGCTTTCCGTCGGTGATGGGGGAATGGCCTGCGATTCTCCGCCCGCAGTCCGCCCCAGTCTTTGATCTGGGCCGGCAAACGAGTCCGCCCGGTCTGTCGCGGGCAGTCGCCGCTGGCCGCCCCGCATCCGCGCGGCGTGCCATCGCCGGGTACAGCCTGCGATAATGCCGGGTATGCGTCGCTTGCTGAAAAAGTACCTTCCTGACCACGAATCGATCCGCAACAATCGCTGGTTGCGTCCGTTCGAGTCGTGGCTGCTGCATCCGCGGCTGTGGCACCTCAACCGTCACTCGGCTGCCGGTGCGGTTGCCGTCGGCATGTTCTGCGGCCTGATTCCCGGTCCGTTGCAGATGATCGGGGCGGCGGCCAGCGCCTTGGTCCTGCGCGTCAA
This genomic interval carries:
- a CDS encoding DUF2249 domain-containing protein, with the protein product MHACEQPRIDAIHAFDARGVAKRFRHAAIFGALDVLTPGESMRFCNDHDPLPLLAQLQIRYGDALQISYVQREPGAVVVDFRRTARGRPSSANGRLAAGR